In the genome of Candida dubliniensis CD36 chromosome 3, complete sequence, the window ATGAAAATTGTGTTTCCAAAAGTTAAGAGAACGAgttttgaatataataatagaagctttttttaaaaataaatttctataaaataaaacagaTACACATGGATGAATTTCCTCAGGTTTCATCAGGATTTTCATCTATTTTCACTCCATGCTTTATTGCGTAGGATTTACAGTATTCTTTACTAGCAATCATGGCACATCTAACGTTCAAGTCATGACCTTTCTTTTGGAATGTTACTTCATTATTGACAACCAatgaatcatcaattaagCTGGGTAATTgcaaaatataatttaataacCCTTTGACATGAACAATGCTCACATCTCTATCTGCTGATGATAATGTCACCCCCATATAATCATTAAATACTATTTCATTGGCACTAAAATCTGGCACCTTTCCATTCGAAAACATTTCTTGGAAATTTTGTTTGTGGTATTCAATACCTGCAAGTTGAATTGATTCAACGTCCCAGTAAGCAATGGAATTGGGTATAAGTACATTTCGTCCTTCACACTGCTCGGCTTTTTCATATAAATTTCCTTCCTCGTCCAAAACTTGTTTGGACCAAGGTTCAATTTTTGCagcaaaatcaaaatatccGGATATATCACCAATCTTATAGTAATACTTATCATTGACCTCGTCGTAATCTTCAACTAAGGTTATAAAGTTTGGCCGGTACATTGAATCGCCACATCCACAATTGTTCAAGTGAGTTCTAGCCCAGCCAATATAAACTTGTCTGTTTTTCGGTATTGGTAATTTGGTTCTAATCTCGCTGGGAATAGTTTCATTCAAAGGTAATGAAACCAACTGGGTTCCACCTCGTAATCCACCAAcataattataatcatGTTTAGCTGGTTTCTGGAGAATATCACAAAGTCCTGAATCAATATCACACGCTAAAACTTCCAAAGGAATCatagaataaataaaatgtaTAGTAGTTTGAACTCTACTTGGCTGTGCCACACTTTTGAAAGGAGTCCAATTCTTTTCTATATTAGCAAAGGGTTCTTGtctctttttcaaaagtttcAAAGTGTTTGAAAAGGGTAAATAAGAATACATTACCCGTTTGGTTAATTTCAAGCCTTTCATATTAAATACAATCAAAGGCTCATCAAATCCTAATGGATTCGTTCTTAATAATATCCTTGGATCTTCAGGTccataataatatttttttgtttctgttggcaatttataatcaaatgGGATAGGTAAGATTTGAGGATATGTTGAGTTTCGGAAATCGGCATATCTCTGTTTCAGTTTATAGAATTTGAATATGGAGTCCGTTGGTGTTTGTTCAAACGGAATATCTAACGTTGTATTTGGCGGGAGTTCTTTCCAGTCAGAATCAAACAACTGGATATACAAAAAACTAGCAAATGCATGATTTGCCACTCCGTTAGGTGAATATAAATAACGACTAACCATGTAGTGGCATTTGAATTGTGGTAACCATATTGATGATCCAGCAAACCTAAaccatttctttttttctggTAAATCAGAGATAAAATATGATTTCGCCTTTTCAATCATATTATAGTAAGGTTTCATGTTAATcaaaatttccaaaaactGCTGTAAGTCTGCTGGTAGATACTCTTGTTTTGTCAGTTTGATTTCATTTGGAAACGCCAATTTCTCTGAACAAATGGGGTAATTCAGTTCTGAATACTCTTCTTCGTTGTAATTTTCAAGGTACGGAAGCGGATCAGTAAAAGTTTCTAATGTCATTGACCGATAAATATCATCTTTCATATGTTTATCTATTAATGGGAATGAATTGAACTTATCGAATGAAGCCAATTCTTGTAGTTTGAGAGTGATTTGATGTGAAAACTCTTCATTCAATTCCACAGTTGGTTTGGGGATTTCACTAGGTACTACTCCAAAAGATTCTGAGCCAGTTAAATATCGACTTGATGTTACAATGAATAGTAGTGTTGCACAGAACATTGTGAAAAGTATTAGTTTCAGTTTTGATAGATTTGTCACATCCATATTAGGATTTTTGTAAGAATATGTGCTCAAATGTAGTTTCATGATTGGAGTTGGTTTATGGTGTTTTCTCTAAATGATTAATTAAATGCTAAACAGGTACTGGAATGGATGGTCTGTCAATTTATCTTTCTGTTTTGTTGTATATATATGCCAGGATAAGTTCAAAGGGGCGAATTGCAAGGAGTCTTTgaattgtttcattttttgtttgttgctCCCgtattgttttattttttttttttccagtTTGCCGACATTATTTCATTGACATAGCCCCACCCAAGAACGGGTAACAGCTTGCTAATAgcttttttcttcttgggAATTTTACACTTTTTGGTTAACTCGTGTGAGTAATTAAACGTTTTTCAGGGGTGCATGCTGCTCACTTACAAATGAACACATGTCTTTTCTTActcttttgttgttgtgcATGGATTATCTCTTTGTGGCTTTTCCTTCTATCCTGACATGTTATACTCCCTACAATATATTAAGACCTTTAGGATCATCTACTAAATAGTTTACTAGTTTGGTCAGAGCCTTAAACTCTTGAGTTGGTGTTACCACTGTAATCTTCTTATCAATAGCTAGGCATTGATGTAAAGCATGTTGCCGGTGTCGTGCATACAATTGACTGTTATCCATCCTAGGAAGTGCCAGGGTAGTAGCTCTGGCTTTAGATCCCTGTTCTGGgattgattattttctttgagcACGGGAGCCCTGGTAACCTGACTCTGGCTCTGGCACTAGTCCTTGTTGGCGCTAGAGGTGGTACAAGTGTTGGCAACCGGCACGACCGTACCCCAGGATAGGATCAAACTGTCCCAGCGGTGGCTCTCGTACCCCCACTTTGCACCTAACGCCCTGCTTATGAGAGATGCGCTGCACTATGAGAAGAGTTTCGAATCCGTAGATCATCAACTACGTCTTCCTCGGACCTACTCCTTCCTCCCAATAGCACCATTCATAACATCGTATCTCCTATCCCCCAGAATATCGTATcctataaataatatacaaGTAAAATATATCAAGACCTTTCAAACAAGTAGATGAGGTTTTACAATCAGCTTTTGAACACCAATTTGATATTGCAACAACttaataattgtttcttgtctttgtttatatttgttttgcgtttttgcattttttttttttttgataattttcttttatggAGTATTAGACAATACTTCAGTAATGTATTGATTCAATAGTAAATATAAGGAAatgtttcaattattgttgGGCCTTCACTTTGTAGGGAGGTTTATATTTAGTATTGACTGGACAGTTTTATATGTGACTGTATAGTCAActttaaattcattaacaatttcttcttgatgAGGATTTATGACAATGACTAGTAATATCAATGTCAGGATCTACTCCATTAGCTATAGTATGACAATCTTATTATGCATTCGTTTTTAGTAATTTCTGATCTATTATTTATGCTTTTAtatcaatgatttgtttCTATTCCACATAATGATGTACCAACAAGCTTCCATAAAAGAGATGAGATTCCCGATTCCttaaatgaatgaattggattttgaaagttgattgcaaagaagaaaagcaGTAAAAAGTTGCAAGAAAAAGGTTGGGCTCCAAAAAAAGTTTGTATATTTTGCCACAAACAAAGGAGCCCGTAATATCGTGGCAGTTAAACTAGGGTGCGGCTTAAGGGAAACTACTCAAATAGGAAATTGACAAAGGTCATTTCAGGAATcagaattatcaaaatcgTATCTTGCTGGAAATAAGAAGATCTCAAGGACTAGTCCAGATTGTTTTTAGATATACGTCCTTAAGATACATGGTTTACTGGTAATGGTGTTAAACTTTATGAGATATACCCTCGATCAACACATTGTAGAAACACTTTGATTCTTCCTTTCAGAAATGTTCCCTAAGCCTTCTTTTGTACCCGCTGAGCGATAAAAATAGAATCTACTAGATACGAGAGTACTTACTGagtaaataaataatttaatcgTTATTATTGTCCACAATCTAAGCACTCATTGCTTTCTTTATACAAGGGGTGCCTACTTTGTACGGATACTGGGTTGTCATAGCTACTACTTTTTTTCTATATGCGTAATAAAAGGAGAAGTTGGGGTAAAAGAAAGGCTGTATGTACactgaaaatgaaatcTGATTTTTTACTATGCTGCTGCTTCTTTGTCCTTTCCTTAATGCTGCGGTTAGCTTTCCTTCAGTGTCCGCATTTCAAACAAACCATAAATGTATGAACCACATCCACCTCCGACACGAATATTCATACTAAAAACTGAAAAGCAAAATTTATAAGCCTTGGCTGTTGTTTGTAATTCGGTTAGTAGTTCTAATGTATAAAGCCTAAAGcgcaaaaacaaaaaagataatttccaaaaataaacaCACTCGCTAAAAATAAACTGGAGGCTGAGCAAAAACTTTAATTGTAAAGTATCAATTAGGGTCGTATCCATTCTAGGATTACGATCGCACATTCTGTGATGACTATTTATCCCATCCATCTAGCAATGAATGATGGTGACTAGGTAAGCAAACGtttgaattgttgttgatctccaccttttttttttttttttgttgttgcacCAAATAAAGTCAACATTCAACTGCTCTCCTGTCTGATTTATCTGTTCTTGTAGCTGTATCGTATCCCTAGCAGCATGTCTAAGGTATGAATCGgacatttttctttttagtttttgaaattgatctAGCAAGGCCTGCTATTTTTGTTCCCTCGACTgcagcaacagcagcacTGCTAGTAAATTCATATCCATAACCATACGTATACTTGCTatctttattatattcCTCCTGCTCTGGTTCATCGATAACTATCAGGTCATTGTCCAATCTCTCCCTGGTGGCTGTGGTAAATAAACTATTTGtatcattatttgttgtCAAATCTAAAGTCAATAATCCATCTCTACCCATTAGATTATTTGTCGAGCTAATCGTACCGTAATATCTGTTTCCAATACCATTAGTATCAGTGGTTGTGTTATAAAAATGAGGGATATCGTCAATTGGTTCATTCAATGTAGAGTCACTGGTTAAACTTGGCGAATTGGGTAAACTAAACAGTTTCTTGGGTATAGCTATCGGTATGCTATTGGTGTTGGATACATTGAGCGAATGTCTTAATGCACTTGCAGTAGATATTGTATTGGATCGTCGTATTTGTGATCTGGTAACAATTTTTCGTGTACTACTCGAAGATGTAAGAGCAGCCGAAGTTGGTGATTGTGATGTTGGTGAGGTGGTGGAGGATGATGATGCAGAGGAATTCCGTTTGGATTTTATTCTATGGGCTATACAAATGCTTGATCTTTTGGAGGGTAATGTTGTGCTATTATTAGTAGGAAATGAGGTGTCATTGTTCTTGTTGGAAATACTGTCATCGTGTTTACTTGAATGTTTTGATAGTTTATTCTTGAAGTAGGTGACGCCAATTAATTTCGAAATCATAGTTTGTAGATGTAATGTATACACATGGCAAAAAAATCAGATTCCAAGAAAACTGAAACGAATAAGgaagtatatatatatgtatcggataataataataaaatgaaattttatcaCTAAAGgactaaaaataaaaaaaattaattgtaCATCGTTTCTAAACAGACATAACCAAAGAAACATTGCTAGACGTGTTTAAAATGAAGGATAAGTTAATTGGATTGTGTCATTGCTTTGTTAATATAGAAGTTAATGATAATCTACCGACAGACAGACATACAAGGACGAGAAGAAGGTAGCTTTTGAAAACGGGTAGTAggtgaaaaaaagaaagaaaaaattgaaactaggtacgacaacaacaaacaatgaTCATCATTTTGTGTGTATACGAACGGATATAAAGTGAGCGGATTAGCAAACACACTAACATAACTTTCTTGGCCATTCTTTTTGTGTTTTATACGCACCAAGTTAATAACGTGGAAAACGGAGATTAAGTTTGATGAACTAATTCCGTTGTGTGTATCctcatttattattataatatgtGTTAAGTGGGATATCAAATCTTGTAAGCTCCTCAACATGAATTTGAGCTATATCCTTTTCACAGTAACGCTGGTAATTGCCAATAATGATAAGTTAGAGCACTTATGTCATTACTGCTTGAAATTGAGTCGAATTCTAGAGATTAAGCCCACCATAACACTGCCAACATCGATTGAGGCAAGTAGTAATCATAGTAAATGTATAGTCTAGTTGAGAAGGTTAGGAGAATTAATTCACACaactaaaaagaaaaaaaagactaGCTCATCGTATTGACTCACATATACTATTGCAAATTATAAGAGTTCTCTTTTAATCAATGCCATTCTGAGTTACTCAGAAAGAGGAGCCCATGTCATAACCATAACTTCACTGTAGCTATACTTAAGGGTGAGTTATGGTTCCGCTCATTTctgaaaatcaatttatcaagttTACTTATTATGTGTCACGGATATAAACCGTGTTTATATTCTAATTGTACTATTGCTTACttacatacatatattgTTTCTTGCATATTTGGTTAACCACTGGGTTATAACATCTTTTACTGAACTGTAAAACAAATGATTAGTCTGGGTAATCTCATTCGGAGTATGGgtggctttttttttttttttttgcttagCCTTATATCCGAAACCGTTTCAATTTTGGGTCCTATCCGCATATACTacacaaaaaagaaagtaacAATATCCGATGCTTATACTTGTTTGTTACACATCATCGAAATAACGAAAACCCTATCCGAATTCTAAAATGATCAActattcaaaaacaaaatcacTTACTATGCTTTAATGATAATCACTTCATGTCTCCAACAGCAAGAGTTGTAGTTAGTATAATTAAGTAATGTTGCCATTTATTGTGTTTGGGTAGCTCCATTTAATCTCCAGACACAAATTTCACCACCATTGAAACAGTACTGAAATTGTTCATATTGTAGCAATGGTGTTTGTGTTTTGGTTCCACCTTTATATTACATCCaaccaattgaatcaaataacAATGTGCATTTGCCTCTTATAgtccatttttttttagtcgTCTTATAACAATACTATCATCAGAATCATTGTTGTTCTTTCTCCAAGACAACCCTTTTTCTCTACAGTGTCGGCTCCTTTGTTCTTTTATTCTTCTCCTCTTTATGGTCGCGTGTCTTCTATTGCTTCTCAGTTAGCCAGCAGAATCATTACAAGAGGGGAAATTAGGGATAGTTGATGTTATACCTATGTATGCAGATTTAATGACTTAACTAAGGTACAGTTTTATCATTTCTTGGTAtattttactttttttttttttgctttttgaTTAATGTTACCAATACTGATACCACTAAGTTGTTTATTCTTGACGATAGCAAAAACAATATTGGGATATGTCAATCATCTTATCCGAAATGCacttattgtttttttctcgGATGCAAAGAATTGACAGTTAAATAACCATAAATACGGAACTGGTTTACAAGCTGATATCCGAAGTATTTACAACAATGAAGTAAAATACCAGCAAATACTACTACTTGATAATGATCCCATTGGACGGCAAAATTGTAACAAGTGAATGTAATGTACTGTTGTGGTGATGATAACGTTGATGGTTGTCTATGCGATTTTGTTTCTTGTGTATAATCAAAGAAttgtaattgataaaaagaCATAATTATAACAATTAAGGTGATATTTGGACTTTCTTCCCTCTTCTCTTTGGTCCCACTTTTGTAGTAAACTGATGTATAGGGTGATAATTTGTAAGTACAGAGGCGGACACTTTTGCCATTTTCCCCTTTAGTACTTTCCAAGATTCGTTATAatagaaattttttaacaaatttgttCCTGGTTTAAGAATTATAGTAttttaatataattgaagtttttattttttctttcctaTTAGCCAGTTCTTTGAATGCTCCctcaaaaataattaaatttaatactTAATAGTCTTCTATTCtgttattttcttttcttcatcaaccTTTGAtgagagaagaaaaaggaaaagcTTGGTAAAAAGAAGGAGcttaataatattgatggtTTTTCTGAACCCTTAAGCTTGATTTAGTATTTCATCCCGAGAAAGAAAGTTCCCCATAATCCCAAGCTTAAATTAGGATGCAACTGTCtaattcaatcaatctCACCCATATCATTACAATCCTTTGGTATATTGAAAGAGGTATTTGCTTACTTAAAATGCGTCTGTATTAACTTGTCACTCATTCTCATGCATCTCTTGCCCTAAGCGCAAGTCCAAAATAGGAAAGTGTCCGCTAAACCGttgaaaactttttttttcttttcaatagTTCCCCCATATTTACCCAGATAtataaagataataatttacTTCAACTCCCtgcttttcttctttttcttgtctttgattctttgttgttttttataGTATTATAACTAActgtttgattttttttttgatatgGCTCCCAAATTAAATAACCCAAATTTATTCCAAAACAAACCATTTATTAATGGTCAATGGTATGATTCCAAATCAACCTCCACTTTTAAAGTCTATGACCCTGCCACCcaagaattaattattgaattaccTGATCAAACCcctgaagaaattgatgagGCCATTGCTATTACTCATAAGGCTTTCCAAACTTATCAACGTACTCCAGTTTATGATCGTGCTAAATGGTTAAGAAGAATGTATGAATTAATGATGGaaaatttacaagatttaGCTACTTTGATTACTTGGGAAAATGGGAAATGTTTGACTGATGCTTTAGGGGAAATTAAATATGCTGCTAGTTATTTTGAATGGTTTTCAGAAGAATGTAAACGTAATTATGGTCATACCATACAACCActgaatcaaaataataaggTCATTACTTATAAACAACCAGTGGGTCCCGTTGGATTATTATGTCCTTTCAATTTTCCAAGTGCTATGGGAGCAAGAAAAGCTGCACCAGCATTAGCTGCTGGTTGTACATGTATTTTGAAACCTGATGGTCAAACTCCCTTGAGTTCATTAGCGTTAGGTTATTTGGCTCAACAAGCTGGCTTCCCTGATGGTTGTTTCAATGTTGTTTTAACTTCAGTAACCAATACGCCAATGTGTGGTTTGAAATTTTGCCAATCAccagaattgaaaaaaattagttTTACAGGATCAACTAATGTTggtaaattattaatgcaacaatcatcatcaactttgaaaaaattatcaatggAATTAGGTGGTAATGCCCccattattgttttcaatgatTGTAATTTAGATCTTGCTGTTGATCAAAGTATAACTTCCAAATTCAGATCATTGGGTCAAACTTGTGTTTGCGCCAATCGTATTTATGTTGAAAGAGGAGTTTATGATGAATTCTGtgataaatttgttgacaaagtaaatcaattcaaaattggTAACGGATTCGAACCAGGTGTAACACATGGTTGTTTGATTAATACAAAAGCCattgaaaaagttgaagATCATGTTCAAGATGCCGTTGGAAAAGGAGCAAAATTAATCGTTAAAGGTGGCAGATTGCCTCAATTGGGAGAAAATTTCTATTCCCCGTCAGTAGTTAAAGATGTAACACAAGATATGAAAGTGgttaaagaagaaacttTTGGTCCTTTAGCAGCTATTATCCCATTTGATTCTAAAGAACAAGTGTTGCAATGGTGTAATGATACTCCTTATGGATTGGCATCGTATATCTTTTCGGAAAATTTGAATACCGTATGGTACATGTCGGaatttttagaaaatgGAATGGTTTCTGTCAATACTGGATTATTCACCGATGCTGCATTGCCATTTGGTGGAGTAAAAGAATCTGGTTTTGGTAGAGAAGGGTCACTTTATGGAATGGATGATTATACtgttattaaatcaattacttTAGGTAATGTCTACAACTAAGCTTCCTTCGTCCGTGTTTTtgttaaacaaaataaaaccaCATTTATATGAATGTGTCTTAATGTTGatgcttttcttttttttttttttttgtttttgtttttgttttggtaatcatattttatattttatagACAAGATAATATATGgacatatatatatatatatatatatataggaTATCTATTCatctttatattttttaataaatgatttatgGAAATTTATCCATTTATCAATCCATTCTTTACCTGGGGGTAAAAACGTTGTTCTTAAGTGATACGTATCGGGTTTTTGACCAAACCCATTACCAGGAACACAGCAAATACCTGtattttctaataattcaatacaataaatatcatcaatttgtAAATTGGAGTTTTTAGCTCTTGAGTATAATTTATGGTATTGAGCTGGATTGAAATCTAAAGTGGGGAAAATATACATAGCCCCCATTGGTTTATTACATTTGATATCTTCCATTTGTAAAAATGCTTGATAAAGTGATTCTGCTCTTGattctaaatcattatGAATTGACTCGGTTTCACTTTTGTACAAGGGGTAACTAGGGTCACCTTCTTGAGGAGGATTAATCATCAATTCCATTAATGCCTGACCCGAAACAACCGAACATAAGTTGATCGATGCCAATTTGAAAACCACATCTTTAACTTCTGGTTTGAACCCAACTAATTCCATATATCCACCACGTTGTCCACATTCTCCACTAACACCTTTCGATGTCGAATGCAATGATGCTAATTGAACGTGTTGATAAGTTTGAGGATCTTGTTCAACCAATTCCGAcaagatttttttgaatgaGACAAACTTCCctttgaaaatattttcttgataGACTTCATCGgcaattaaaacaattccATACTCGGCAGCAACATCTATCAACTCAATTATATCCTgtgatgataaaattgcCCCGGTTGGGTTCCCAGGGTTAATAACCACCAATGCCTTGATATTAATACCTTGCTGTTGATTggtttcaatcaattttctaATCTCCTGAGGGTTAGTTGACCAATGGTTTGATTCATCAAGATAATAACCAATTGGTTTGGCATTATTCAAGGCAATAGTGGCAGTATACAATGGATACTGTGGAATAGGGATTAAAAACCCGGAGTTTTCATTGACGGACAaaatttgtaataaatACGACACTGCGGTTGATGCCCCGGaagtcaaaaaaatattgttagCATGGGATACATAACCACCATCACGCTTAGTTATAAATTCGGCAATAGATTGTCGAAAATAGCTGGCTCCTTGAGAATGAGAATATGCCCCTATGGATCCAATGtgtttcaaaattgatCGTGCTCGTTCAATCACATCTTGCGGATAAAGAGATTTGACGATTTCAGGGTctccatttttcaataaatcagGGTATTGTAAAAGAGATAATACTTGACGATACCAAGTCAATGGGCGTTGTTCCAATTGTTGGGGGTTACCGATGTTGGCATTGATGATCTTATTAAATGGTAATCCATGCAGCTGTG includes:
- a CDS encoding succinate-semialdehyde dehydrogenase, putative (Similar to S. cerevisiae UGA2;~In S. cerevisiae: involved in the utilization of gamma-aminobutyrate (GABA) as a nitrogen source; part of the 4-aminobutyrate and glutamate degradation pathways) — its product is MAPKLNNPNLFQNKPFINGQWYDSKSTSTFKVYDPATQELIIELPDQTPEEIDEAIAITHKAFQTYQRTPVYDRAKWLRRMYELMMENLQDLATLITWENGKCLTDALGEIKYAASYFEWFSEECKRNYGHTIQPSNQNNKVITYKQPVGPVGLLCPFNFPSAMGARKAAPALAAGCTCILKPDGQTPLSSLALGYLAQQAGFPDGCFNVVLTSVTNTPMCGLKFCQSPELKKISFTGSTNVGKLLMQQSSSTLKKLSMELGGNAPIIVFNDCNLDLAVDQSITSKFRSLGQTCVCANRIYVERGVYDEFCDKFVDKVNQFKIGNGFEPGVTHGCLINTKAIEKVEDHVQDAVGKGAKLIVKGGRLPQLGENFYSPSVVKDVTQDMKVVKEETFGPLAAIIPFDSKEQVLQWCNDTPYGLASYIFSENLNTVWYMSEFLENGMVSVNTGLFTDAALPFGGVKESGFGREGSLYGMDDYTVIKSITLGNVYN
- a CDS encoding alanine aminotransferase, mitochondrial precursor, putative (Similar to S. cerevisiae ALT1); the encoded protein is MLRVNSRLLITRKSQFMFTSTSLRFLATFKPANPLTTHDINPQTVEAKYAVRGKIPIIADELNELIQKQPQSHGLPFNKIINANIGNPQQLEQRPLTWYRQVLSLLQYPDLLKNGDPEIVKSLYPQDVIERARSILKHIGSIGAYSHSQGASYFRQSIAEFITKRDGGYVSHANNIFLTSGASTAVSYLLQILSVNENSGFLIPIPQYPLYTATIALNNAKPIGYYLDESNHWSTNPQEIRKLIETNQQQGINIKALVVINPGNPTGAILSSQDIIELIDVAAEYGIVLIADEVYQENIFKGKFVSFKKILSELVEQDPQTYQHVQLASLHSTSKGVSGECGQRGGYMELVGFKPEVKDVVFKLASINLCSVVSGQALMELMINPPQEGDPSYPLYKSETESIHNDLESRAESLYQAFLQMEDIKCNKPMGAMYIFPTLDFNPAQYHKLYSRAKNSNLQIDDIYCIELLENTGICCVPGNGFGQKPDTYHLRTTFLPPGKEWIDKWINFHKSFIKKYKDE